One Manihot esculenta cultivar AM560-2 chromosome 18, M.esculenta_v8, whole genome shotgun sequence genomic window carries:
- the LOC110605862 gene encoding probable carboxylesterase 18 produces MAQNDVPQWPDLPWKLNISISAFSFTFDVTRRSNGTANRFLMSFFDLRTSPSKKPSNGVKTTDITIDKSRNLWFRLYTPVNTGDGAAAVGNLPVIFFFHGGGFVFMAPSSKPYDEFCYGLARELSAIVISVNYRLAPEHRYPSQYEDGFDALKFVDTAIIEGFSGNLRQCFLAGDSAGGNLVHHLAVKASEHDFSNLKLIGNILIQPFFGGEERTESELRLTRAPFVTMERSDWMWKAFLPEGSNRDHPAANVFGPNSVDISGVKLPATIIFVGGFDPLQDWQKRYCDGLKKYGKEASLVEFAKTFHSFYAFPELPEFSMLMKEMKDFMRKQVESSEGDGRSASDMSDR; encoded by the exons ATGGCCCAAAACGATGTTCCACAGTGGCCGGATCTCCCATGGAAATTAAATATCTCCATATCGGCTTTCTCTTTCACCTTCGATGTCACCCGTCGCTCTAATGGCACTGCCAACCGCTTTTTGATGAGTTTCTTCGACCTCAGAACCTCTCCGTCTAAGAAACCCAGCAATGGTGTCAAAACCACCGACATCACCATTGACAAATCTCGAAACCTCTGGTTCCGCCTCTACACCCCCGTCAACACCGGTGATGGGGCTGCTGCTGTAGGTAATTTGCCGGTTATTTTCTTCTTTCACGGGGGTGGTTTTGTCTTCATGGCCCCCAGTTCTAAACCTTATGATGAATTCTGCTACGGCCTTGCTAGGGAACTCTCCGCCATTGTCATTTCCGTCAACTATCGTCTAGCTCCAGAGCATCGTTATCCTTCTCAATACGAAGATGGTTTCGATGCTCTAAAATTCGTCGACACCGCAATAATTGAAGGCTTTTCAGGCAATCTCAGACAGTGTTTTCTTGCTGGAGATAGCGCAGGAGGCAACTTGGTTCATCATCTAGCAGTAAAAGCAAGCGAACATGATTTTTCCAATCTAAAACTCATCGGAAATATATTGATACAACCATTTTTTGGAGGAGAAGAACGAACTGAATCCGAGTTGAGGTTAACTCGAGCTCCATTTGTAACCATGGAGCGTTCAGACTGGATGTGGAAAGCATTCTTGCCGGAAGGTTCAAACCGGGACCATCCAGCGGCAAATGTTTTTGGGCCTAACTCGGTTGATATATCGGGAGTTAAGTTACCGGCAACAATCATATTTGTTGGAGGATTTGATCCATTGCAGGACTGGCAAAAAAGGTACTGTGACGGATTGAAGAAATATGGAAAAGAAGCGAGTTTGGTCGAGTTTGCCAAGACGTTCCACTCATTTTATGCTTTTCCTGAGCTGCCTGAGTTTTCTATGTtaatgaaggagatgaaggatTTCATGCGAAAGCAAGTAGAATCATCTG AAGGAGATGGAAGGTCGGCTAGTGACATGAGCGACCGATGA
- the LOC122722399 gene encoding uncharacterized protein LOC122722399, with protein sequence MEGEVMEDRDALSVEMAGLSVDSGDQMGLEYQQEELGAGDNLELCLVGRFLSERIINYNAMSFSLAELWQPREGMTVRELGGGLYVFQFFHEVDIHRALEMCPCTFDNQILIIERMSGFSTPTEVPLNHIYIWLKIFDLQTGFHSERVAKDIGNQVGQFIASDERNFTGEFDSFVRIRVRLDVRKPLMQGINLRRTGAGQAPRNYSLDIRAKPRRGGMVNKSSRWLRTPGRSFRSEDKGVVTGAALAKSPILSQHAVNSHVHPAMQSPTGLTIVDLKRRRMEEALNEERAQDGGTNAGPDSTLSRAAPKNMIEEIKNLLGYDDFVSMDCVGHSGGLALLWRAIDSVHVLFQSARCIDVEVDLDSVGSWRLTGFYGHPNRNHHQESWALLQNLATMSTRPWVCMGDFNDILANHEKKGGRRQPNALIQGFRNAVMVAGLCDFPMSGYKFTWETGRGSDRWVEEKLDRVLTSPSFNSLFSHARAASLEASSSDHLPILLEIRLFIPTQLARRFKFENSWRREPQCRELISNVWNSSASVDVFNKLLRCGELLYRWGLDIQNLHKQELVQCKLDMQHLRGSRSLADVRKFEEAKKRYHDLLRDKEIQWKQRAKVFWLKEGDSNTRFFHAMATNRKKKNLIHRLQDSNGVWCERGPALDTLIVDYFQDIFQANSGDTQPIIDHIPHCITEEDNAFLLAPYSPEEARAAVFSMQADKAPGLDGFNPGFFQYHWDIIGSDVSSTCISMLAVGTFPVELNETALVLIPKKTIPGTMGDLRPIALCNVFYKIMSKMVANRLKRLLPRIISPSQSAFVAGRSIHDNTIIAFELMHFFKGKRYGRESYGALKMDISKAYDRMEWNYVSDVLDEMGFSTQWTSVIMHCITSVSYHIVHDGKELGPIMPTRGLRQGDSLSPYIFILCTEGLSQLISHKVASSALHGCRVARRCPEITHLFFADDSLIFFHSTAAEAQVVKEVVSTYAQA encoded by the exons ATGGAAGGGGAGGTCATGGAGGATCGAGATGCTTTATCAGTAGAGATGGCTGGTTTATCGGTGGACAGCGGTGATCAGATGGGTCTTGAATATCAACAAGAGGAGTTGGGGGCAGGAGACAATCTTGAGCTATGTTTGGTGGGCAGATTTCTTTCGGAGAGGATTATCAACTATAATGCTATGTCTTTTTCATTAGCCGAGCTGTGGCAACCTCGTGAAGGGATGACTGTTAGGGAGTTGGGTGGTGGTCTTTATGTGTTTCAATTTTTTCATGAGGTAGATATTCACCGTGCCCTGGAAATGTGCCCTTGCACCTTTGATAATCAGATTCTGATTATAGAACGTATGTCAGGTTTTTCTACTCCTACAGAAGTCCCTCTTAATCACATCTATATTTGGCTCAAGATCTTTGATTTACAGACTGGGTTTCATTCTGAAAGGGTAGCTAAAGATATTGGCAATCAGGTCGGTCAGTTTATTGCTTCAGATGAGCGCAATTTTACTGGGGAGTTTGACTCATTTGTTCGAATCCGTGTTAGATTGGATGTTCGAAAACCGCTGATGCAAGGCATCAACTTGAGAAGAACAGGTGCAG GACAGGCCCCTCGCAACTATTCTCTGGACATCCGTGCTAAACCTCGCAGAGGGGGAATGGTGAACAAGAGCTCACGGTGGCTCCGTACGCCGGGGAGGTCTTTCCGATCAGAAG ATAAGGGAGTGGTTACTGGAGCTGCTTTAGCTAAGTCTCCTATTTTATCTCAACATGCTGTTAATTCCCATGTACACCCAGCCATGCAATCTCCTACTGGGCTTACTATTGTGGACCTGAAGCGGCGTCGTATGGAGGAGGCATTAAATGAGGAGAGGGCCCAAGATGGTGGTACCAATGCAGGACCTGATTCTACACTTTCAAGGGCTGCACCAAAAAACAT GattgaagaaataaaaaatttattgggtTATGATGATTTTGTTTCTATGGACTGTGTGGGGCATAGTGGTGGTCTGGCTTTACTTTGGCGTGCTATTGACTCTGTGCATGTTCTATTTCAATCGGCTAGATGTATTGATGTGGAGGTTGACTTAGATTCGGTGGGTAGTTGGCGACTAACTGGCTTTTATGGACATCCTAATCGTAATCATCATCAGGAGTCTTGGGCTTTACTACAGAATTTAGCAACTATGAGCACACGTCCCTGGGTCTGTATGGGGGACTTCAATGACATTCTAGCTAATCATGAGAAGAAAGGAGGCAGACGGCAACCGAATGCATTGATTCAGGGGTTTCGCAATGCTGTAATGGTAGCGGGACTCTGTGATTTTCCCATGAGCGGATATAAATTTACTTGGGAAACTGGTAGGGGCTCAGATCGGTGGGTTGAAGAAAAATTAGATAGAGTTCTTACCTCTCCATCATTTAATTCTTTGTTTTCCCATGCTAGAGCGGCTTCGTTGGAAGCTTCTTCATCTGATCATCTTCCAATACTGTTGGAGATACGTCTCTTTATTCCGACCCAGTTGGCCAGGAGATTTAAATTTGAGAACAGTTGGAGAAGAGAGCCGCAGTGCCGTGAGTTGATCTCCAATGTTTGGAATTCGAGTGCCTCTGTGGATGTGTTTAATAAATTACTTCGGTGTGGAGAATTGTTGTATAGATGGGGGCTGGACATTCAAAATCTACATAAGCAGGAGTTGGTACAGTGTAAGTTAGATATGCAGCACTTGCGGGGTTCTCGTTCGTTGGCTGATGTTCGCAAGTTTGAGGAGGCTAAGAAGAGATACCATGACTTGTTGAGGGATAAAGAAATACAATGGAAGCAACGTGCCAAAGTCTTTTGGTTGAAAGAAGGAGATTCTAACACTAGATTCTTTCATGCAATGGCTACaaacagaaaaaagaagaatCTGATTCATCGGCTCCAAGACAGCAATGGGGTTTGGTGTGAGAGGGGGCCAGCTCTCGACACTCTTATTGTTGATTATTTTCAGGATATCTTCCAGGCAAATTCGGGTGATACTCAGCCTATTATTGATCATATCCCTCACTGTATTACTGAGGAAGATAATGCTTTTCTTCTTGCTCCTTATTCACCTGAGGAAGCCCGTGCAGCAGTGTTTAGCATGCAGGCGGACAAGGCACCTGGTCTCGATGGGTTCAACCCAGGTTTTTTCCAATATCACTGGGATATTATTGGGTCTGATGTTTCATCTACTTGTATTTCAATGTTGGCTGTCGGTACATTCCCGGTAGAGTTAAATGAAACAGCATTAGTTTTGATTCCAAAGAAGACAATTCCTGGGACGATGGGGGATTTGCGACCAATAGCTTTGTGTAATgtcttttataaaataatgtcCAAGATGGTTGCAAATCGACTTAAAAGGCTATTGCCTCGGATTATTTCTCCATCACAGTCGGCATTTGTTGCCGGGAGAAGCATCCATGATAATACTATAATTGCCTTCGAGCTTATGCACTTTTTCAAAGGCAAGCGCTATGGTCGTGAGAGTTATGGTGCCTTAAAGATGGACATTAGCAAGGCATATGATCGTATGGAGTGGAATTATGTTTCGGATGTCTTGGATGAAATGGGTTTCTCAACACAGTGGACGAGTGTGATCATGCACTGTATTACTTCAGTCAGCTATCATATTGTTCATGATGGGAAGGAATTGGGTCCAATTATGCCTACACGAGGATTGCGGCAAGGAGATTCCTTGTCCCCATATATATTTATCTTGTGTACTGAGGGACTTTCACAGCTTATATCGCACAAGGTGGCTAGTTCGGCTTTACATGGTTGTCGGGTGGCTAGGAGATGCCCTGAGATAACTCATCTCTTCTTTGCCGATGATAGCTTGATTTTCTTCCATAGCACTGCTGCTGAAGCTCAGGTTGTGAAGGAGGTGGTTTCTACTTATGCACAG GCGTGA
- the LOC110605892 gene encoding probable carboxylesterase 18, producing MAQNDVPQWPDLPFTVKLSILAFSFVFDITRNRNGTANRFLMSFFDIRTCPSKKPKNGVKTTDITVDKARNLWFRLYTPTKTGDGTAASGLPVIFYFHGGGFAFLAPSSLPYDKFCRRLASELSAIIISVNYRLAPEHRCPSQYEDGLDTLKFIDTTKIKGFSGNLKQCFIAGDSAGGNLVHHVAVKASEHEFSNLKLIGNILIQPFFGGEERTESELRLTRAPLVNMERADWMWKAFLPEGSNRDHPAANVFGPNSVDISGVKLPATIIFVGGFDPLQDWQKRYYKGLKKSGKEASLVELANAFHSFYNYPQLPEFSSLMKEMKNFMQKQLDK from the coding sequence ATGGCCCAAAACGATGTTCCACAGTGGCCGGACCTCCCATTCACTGTTAAGCTCTCCATATTGGCTTTCTCCTTCGTCTTCGACATCACCCGTAACCGAAATGGCACCGCCAACCGCTTTCTCATGAGCTTCTTCGACATCAGAACTTGTCCATCTAAGAAACCCAAAAATGGTGTCAAAACCACTGACATCACTGTTGACAAAGCTCGAAATCTCTGGTTCCGCCTCTACACCCCTACCAAAACCGGTGATGGAACTGCGGCTTCTGGTTTGCCGGTTATTTTCTACTTTCACGGAGGTGGTTTTGCCTTCTTGGCACCCAGTTCTTTACCTTATGACAAATTTTGCCGCCGCCTTGCTAGTGAACTATCTGCCATCATTATCTCCGTCAACTATCGTCTGGCTCCAGAGCATCGCTGCCCTTCTCAATACGAAGATGGTTTGGATACTCTAAAATTCATCGACACCACAAAAATTAAAGGTTTTTCAGGAAATCTCAAACAGTGTTTTATCGCTGGAGATAGCGCAGGAGGCAACTTGGTGCATCATGTAGCAGTAAAAGCAAGCGAACATGAATTTTCCAATCTAAAATTAATCGGAAACATATTGATACAACCATTTTTTGGAGGAGAAGAACGAACTGAATCTGAGTTGAGGTTAACTAGAGCTCCACTTGTGAACATGGAGCGTGCAGATTGGATGTGGAAGGCATTCTTGCCGGAAGGTTCAAACCGTGACCATCCGGCGGCGAATGTTTTTGGGCCCAACTCGGTTGATATATCGGGAGTTAAGTTACCGGCGACGATCATATTTGTTGGAGGATTTGATCCTTTGCAGGACTGGCAAAAGAGATACTATAAAGGATTGAAGAAATCTGGAAAAGAAGCGAGTTTGGTCGAGCTTGCCAACGCGTTCCactcattttataattatcctCAGTTGCCGGAATTTTCTTCGTtgatgaaggagatgaagaattTTATGCAAAAGCAATTAGACAAATAG
- the LOC110606355 gene encoding probable carboxylesterase 18: MAQNDDPESPEVPCEIKLINCAFCVFFNVIRRTNGIVYRFLRSAFDLKTCPSKKPIIGVKTTDITIDNSRNLWFRIYTPTNTGDDAATAGLPVIFFFHGGGFVFLAANSLPYELFCRGLAKHLSAIIISVNYRLAPDYRCPSQYEDGFDALKFIDATKLEDFSGNLKQCFLAGDSAGGNMVHNIAVKAMKHEFSKLKFIGNILMQPFFGGEERTESECRLTRAPLMSKDIADWMWKSFLPEGSNRDDPAVNIFGPNSVDISGVNLPSSIIFVGGLDPLQDWQKRYYEGLKKYGKEAQLVEFDNGFHSFYLFPELPERCCLMKETKEFMQKQLESSNI; encoded by the coding sequence ATGGCCCAAAACGATGATCCAGAGAGTCCGGAAGTCCCATGTGAAATTAAGCTAATCAATTGTGCATTCTGCGTCTTCTTCAACGTTATCCGTCGCACTAATGGCATCGTCTACCGCTTTCTCAGAAGCGCCTTCGACCTCAAAACCTGTCCGTCTAAGAAACCCATCATTGGTGTTAAAACCACTGACATCACCATTGACAATTCTCGAAACCTCTGGTTCCGCATCTACACCCCCACCAACACCGGTGATGACGCCGCTACTGCTGGTTTGCCGGTTATTTTCTTCTTTCACGGCGGTGGTTTTGTCTTCTTGGCAGCCAATTCTTTACCTTATGAATTATTCTGCCGCGGCCTAGCTAAGCATCTCTCCGCCATCATCATTTCCGTCAACTATCGTCTGGCTCCAGATTATCGTTGTCCTTCCCAATACGAAGATGGTTTTGATGCTCTAAAATTCATTGACGCCACAAAACTTGAAGACTTTTCAGGCAACCTCAAACAGTGTTTTCTTGCTGGAGATAGCGCAGGAGGCAACATGGTGCATAACATAGCAGTAAAAGCAATGAAACATGAGTTTTCTAAGCTAAAGTTCATCGGAAACATATTGATGCAGCCATTTTTTGGAGGAGAAGAACGAACTGAATCTGAGTGTAGGTTGACTCGAGCTCCACTTATGAGCAAGGACATTGCAGACTGGATGTGGAAGTCATTCTTGCCGGAAGGTTCAAACCGGGACGACCCAGCAGTGAATATTTTTGGGCCTAACTCGGTTGATATATCGGGAGTTAACTTACCGTCATCGATCATATTTGTTGGAGGACTTGATCCTTTGCAGGATTGGCAAAAGAGGTACTATGAAGGGTTGAAGAAATATGGAAAAGAAGCGCAATTGGTTGAGTTTGACAATGGTTTTCACTCATTTTACCTTTTTCCTGAGCTGCCTGAACGTTGTTGTTTGATGAAGGAGACGAAGGAGTTTATGCAAAAGCAATTAGAATCATCTAATATATGA